CTGCATTGCGTCAAGAAGAATTGCAAAAATAATCATCAGCAAAGGAGGCAATGAACATGACTGTAGAACGTAACCAACGTAAAGTATATCAAGGACGCGTTGTTTCAGATAAGATGGACAAAACGTTAGTAGTTGCAATCGAAACTTACAAACGTCACTCAACTTACGGTAAACGTGTTAAATATACGAAAAAATTTGTAGCTCATGATGAAAATAACTCAGCAAAAGTTGGGGACATTGTTAAGATTATGGAAACTCGTCCATTGTCAAAAACAAAACGTTTCCGCTTAGTTGAAATTGTTGAAGAAGCAGTAATTATTTAATTTCAATTGTGTATACATTTGAAAGGAGGAACCAATAGTGATTCAAACAGAAACTCGACTAAAAGTGGCTGACAACTCAGGCGCTCGTGAAGTGTTAACAATTAGAGTTCTAGGCGGATCTGGCCGCAAAACAGCTAATATCGGTGACGTAATCGTTGCATCCGTTAAACAAGCAACACCAGGTGGAGTTGTTAAAAAAGGGGATGTCGTTAAAGCTGTAATCGTTCGTACTAAATCAGGTGCACGTCGTAAAGACGGTTCATACATTAAGTTCGACGAAAATGCATGTGTAATCATTCGTGATGACAAGAGCCCTCGTGGAACACGTATCTTTGGACCAGTTGCACGTGAATTACGTGATAACAACTACATGAAGATCGTTTCATTAGCTCCAGAAGTATTATAATTCTCATCAAAATCGAAGGAGGTGTAACACATGCACGTTAAAACTGGTGATATCGTAAAAGTAATCTCAGGTAAAGACAAAGGTAAAGAAGGAAAAATCTTAAAAAGTTTTCCTAAGAAAGACCGTGTAATCGTTGAAGGTGTTAACATTGTTAAGAAACATCAAAAACCATCTCAAGCGAACCAAACAGGGGGAATCGTTGAAGTGGAAGCTCCAATTCATGTTTCAAACGTAATGTTCGTAGACCCAACTACAGGTAAAGCATCTCGTACAGGCTTTAAAGTAGAAAACGGTGAAAAGGTACGTGTACCTAAAGGTCGTAATAAAGCATAATTCAGTAATTTGAGGAAGGAGGACCATCCTGCATGAATCGCTTAAATGCAAAATACAAAAACGAAGTAGTACCTTCATTAGTTGAGAAATTTAACTACAAATCAATTATGGAAGTACCAAAAGTAGAAAAAATCGTTATTAATATGGGTGTTGGTGATGCAACATCTAACGCTAAAAACTTAGAAAAAGCAGTTGAAGAGTTAACATTAATCTCTGGTCAAAAACCAGTTGTAACAACTGCGAAGAAATCAATCGCTGGTTTCCGTTTACGTGAAGGTATGCCAATCGGAACTAAAGTTACTCTACGTGGTGAACGTATGTATGACTTCTTAGACAAGTTAGTAACAGTTTCATTACCTCGTGTACGTGACTTCCGTGGGATTTCTAAAAAATCTTTTGATGGACGCGGTAACTATACATTAGGTGTTAAAGAACAATTAATCTTCCCAGAAATTGACTACGATCGCGTAGACAAAGTTCGTGGTATGGATATTGTTATCGTAACAACAGCTAATACAGACGAAGAAGCAAAAGAATTATTAACTCAACTTGGAATGCCTTTCCAAAAATAAAAATTAAACTCACAGGAGGCGAGTAGTTTGGCTAAAAAATCAATGATCGCAAAGAACAAACGTCCAAAAAAATATTCAACTCAAGAATATACTCGTTGTGAACGTTGTGGTCGACCACATTCAGTTTATCGTAAATTCAAACTTTGCCGTATTTGTTTACGTGAGCTTGCCTATAAAGGGCAAATCCCAGGAATGAAGAAAGCAAGTTGGTAATCATTACTACTTGATAAAGGAGGTACTCATTAATGGTTATGACAGATCCAATCGCGGATTTCTTAACTCGTATTCGTAACGCGAACATGGTTCGTCACGAATCACTAGAAGTTCCGTCATCAAACATGAAAGTTGCTATTGCAAACATCTTAAAATCTGAAGGATTCATCAAAGATTTCTCAGTTGAAGAAGATGGTAAACAAGGCATCATGAAAGTGTTCTTGAAATATGGAAAAAATAACGAACGTGTAATCACAGGATTGAAACGTATTTCTAAACCTGGTTTAC
This Granulicatella adiacens ATCC 49175 DNA region includes the following protein-coding sequences:
- the rpsQ gene encoding 30S ribosomal protein S17 translates to MTVERNQRKVYQGRVVSDKMDKTLVVAIETYKRHSTYGKRVKYTKKFVAHDENNSAKVGDIVKIMETRPLSKTKRFRLVEIVEEAVII
- the rplN gene encoding 50S ribosomal protein L14, whose translation is MIQTETRLKVADNSGAREVLTIRVLGGSGRKTANIGDVIVASVKQATPGGVVKKGDVVKAVIVRTKSGARRKDGSYIKFDENACVIIRDDKSPRGTRIFGPVARELRDNNYMKIVSLAPEVL
- the rplX gene encoding 50S ribosomal protein L24 yields the protein MHVKTGDIVKVISGKDKGKEGKILKSFPKKDRVIVEGVNIVKKHQKPSQANQTGGIVEVEAPIHVSNVMFVDPTTGKASRTGFKVENGEKVRVPKGRNKA
- the rplE gene encoding 50S ribosomal protein L5; translated protein: MNRLNAKYKNEVVPSLVEKFNYKSIMEVPKVEKIVINMGVGDATSNAKNLEKAVEELTLISGQKPVVTTAKKSIAGFRLREGMPIGTKVTLRGERMYDFLDKLVTVSLPRVRDFRGISKKSFDGRGNYTLGVKEQLIFPEIDYDRVDKVRGMDIVIVTTANTDEEAKELLTQLGMPFQK
- a CDS encoding type Z 30S ribosomal protein S14; the protein is MAKKSMIAKNKRPKKYSTQEYTRCERCGRPHSVYRKFKLCRICLRELAYKGQIPGMKKASW
- the rpsH gene encoding 30S ribosomal protein S8; translated protein: MVMTDPIADFLTRIRNANMVRHESLEVPSSNMKVAIANILKSEGFIKDFSVEEDGKQGIMKVFLKYGKNNERVITGLKRISKPGLRVYAKTGEVPKVLNGLGIAIVSTSEGVITDKEARAKNVGGEVLAYVW